The proteins below come from a single Benincasa hispida cultivar B227 chromosome 4, ASM972705v1, whole genome shotgun sequence genomic window:
- the LOC120075721 gene encoding protein TIFY 8 isoform X2, with product MAQHSMLTNVNSDSNKDYVCKNSTDPHPKLPDNPIFHDFLGMKNPDTTPLVFAPRTAADLRPSEPSPAASASRGPSSSGGRGPISTTSDLASDRQVGSHLEGVPFYGPRGDISTTEIHSRIIGSKRSISDSAFMGSYRDGVPHMPSESHHNSLHLMKTLRNGAGGERNRRSIDDEVTLGMQHPMRPNPASLIFQSHIGSGSRLDADGTKWERSTLVNIGPSPAVQCSPRGTMVPFPPQLPTNRFRDANVIPPNISQSAADEGSRTGIKGPGILSSSHPGGGTSERNSSVLLKSGTNIVEHEACIPSSRRGLTSANRQMTIFYGGQAHVFDDVHPNKADVIMALAGSNGGSWSTNYGTKSTARPINENQIPSGELDIGMTSNTTSTFAKEARGKLCVAGSSVPLAGSVERISTTSAGAPHGSSGSKGGRDQVQATDSNMEKKREV from the exons ATGGCTCAGCACAGTATGCTAACCAATGTCAACAGCGACTCCAACAAAGACTATGTTTGTAAAAATTCCACTGACCCACATCCAAAATTACCTGATAATCCTATCTTCCATGATTTTTTAGGCATGAAAAACCCTGATACTACTCCTCTTGTTTTTGCTCCCCGGACGGCGGCGGATTTACGCCCGTCGGAACCCTCTCCGGCTGCATCCGCTTCCCGTGGACCCTCTTCAAGCGGTGGCCGTGGCCCCATCTCTACTACCTCAGATCTTGCTTCCG ACCGACAGGTAGGGAGTCATCTTGAAGGCGTTCCATTTTATGGTCCGAGGGGCGATATCTCTACGACAGAGATCCATAGTAGGATTATAGGAAGTAAGAGAAGCATATCGGATTCTGCTTTTATGGGATCGTATCGAGATGGAGTTCCGCACATGCCTTCCGAGTCACATCATAATAGCTTGCATCTAATGAAG ACATTGCGAAATGGAGCAGGCGGGGAGCGAAACCGAAGATCCATTGATGATGAAGTGACGCTTGGGATGCAGCATCCAATGAGGCCGAACCCTGCATCACTTATTTTTCAATCTCATATTGGAAGTGGCAGTAGACTTGATGCTGATGGTACCAAGTGGGAGAGATCCACACTTGTGAACATCGGTCCTTCTCCGGCAGTACAGTGCTCTCCCCGGGGGACGATGGTGCCTTTTCCCCCCCAATTACCTACAAACAGATTCAGAGATGCCAATGTTATTCCCCCAAATATATCTCAATCAGCTGCAGATGAGGGATCTCGAACTGGAATTAAAGGTCCTGGAATCTTGAGTTCGAGTCATCCCGGTGGTGGAACCTCTGAACGAAACTCATCAGTTTTGCTGAAGTCCGGGACTAATATTGTGGAGCATGAAGCCTGTATTCCTTCAAG TCGACGTGGTCTTACATCTGCCAATCGGCAGATGACGATATTTTATGGTGGCCAAGCTCATGTCTTCGATGACGTTCATCCAAACAAG GCAGATGTTATAATGGCCTTAGCTGGATCGAATGGCGGATCATGGTCAACTAATTATGGAACAAAGTCAACTGCTAGGCCAATCAACGAAAACCAAATACCAAGTGGAGAACTCGATATTGGTATGACAAGTAACACCACCTCGACATTCGCCAAAGAAGCTCGTGGAAAGCTGTGTGTTGCTGGGAGTTCCGTCCCACTAGCTGGCTCTGTTGAGAGAATCTCAACAACATCAGCAG GAGCTCCTCATGGCAGCAGTGGTAGTAAGGGTGGTAGAGACCAAGTTCAAGCCACTGATTCCAATATGGAGAAGAAGAGAGAGGTGTAA
- the LOC120075721 gene encoding protein TIFY 8 isoform X3: MAQHSMLTNVNSDSNKDYVCKNSTDPHPKLPDNPIFHDFLGMKNPDTTPLVFAPRTAADLRPSEPSPAASASRGPSSSGGRGPISTTSDLASDRQVGSHLEGVPFYGPRGDISTTEIHSRIIGSKRSISDSAFMGSYRDGVPHMPSESHHNSLHLMKTLRNGAGGERNRRSIDDEVTLGMQHPMRPNPASLIFQSHIGSGSRLDADGTKWERSTLVNIGPSPAVQCSPRGTMVPFPPQLPTNRFRDANVIPPNISQSAADEGSRTGIKGPGILSSSHPGGGTSERNSSVLLKSGTNIVEHEACIPSSRRGLTSANRQMTIFYGGQAHVFDDVHPNKVHVLNYMVLSTCLSFSYYPSRCYNGLSWIEWRIMVN, translated from the exons ATGGCTCAGCACAGTATGCTAACCAATGTCAACAGCGACTCCAACAAAGACTATGTTTGTAAAAATTCCACTGACCCACATCCAAAATTACCTGATAATCCTATCTTCCATGATTTTTTAGGCATGAAAAACCCTGATACTACTCCTCTTGTTTTTGCTCCCCGGACGGCGGCGGATTTACGCCCGTCGGAACCCTCTCCGGCTGCATCCGCTTCCCGTGGACCCTCTTCAAGCGGTGGCCGTGGCCCCATCTCTACTACCTCAGATCTTGCTTCCG ACCGACAGGTAGGGAGTCATCTTGAAGGCGTTCCATTTTATGGTCCGAGGGGCGATATCTCTACGACAGAGATCCATAGTAGGATTATAGGAAGTAAGAGAAGCATATCGGATTCTGCTTTTATGGGATCGTATCGAGATGGAGTTCCGCACATGCCTTCCGAGTCACATCATAATAGCTTGCATCTAATGAAG ACATTGCGAAATGGAGCAGGCGGGGAGCGAAACCGAAGATCCATTGATGATGAAGTGACGCTTGGGATGCAGCATCCAATGAGGCCGAACCCTGCATCACTTATTTTTCAATCTCATATTGGAAGTGGCAGTAGACTTGATGCTGATGGTACCAAGTGGGAGAGATCCACACTTGTGAACATCGGTCCTTCTCCGGCAGTACAGTGCTCTCCCCGGGGGACGATGGTGCCTTTTCCCCCCCAATTACCTACAAACAGATTCAGAGATGCCAATGTTATTCCCCCAAATATATCTCAATCAGCTGCAGATGAGGGATCTCGAACTGGAATTAAAGGTCCTGGAATCTTGAGTTCGAGTCATCCCGGTGGTGGAACCTCTGAACGAAACTCATCAGTTTTGCTGAAGTCCGGGACTAATATTGTGGAGCATGAAGCCTGTATTCCTTCAAG TCGACGTGGTCTTACATCTGCCAATCGGCAGATGACGATATTTTATGGTGGCCAAGCTCATGTCTTCGATGACGTTCATCCAAACAAGGTTCATGTTCTAAATTACATGGTTTTGAGCACATGTTTGTCCTTCTCTTACTATCCAA GCAGATGTTATAATGGCCTTAGCTGGATCGAATGGCGGATCATGGTCAACTAA
- the LOC120076845 gene encoding gibberellin 3-beta-dioxygenase 1-like, whose translation MTTLSQTYRDHPLIHHHHIVPLDLDSLRTIPDSHDWSGSSPDTPSSSGHHTNEDVSIPSIDLNDPNATMLIGNACETWGVFQLINHDVPLTFIDTAEGETRRLFDLPMTRKLKALRAPDHATGYGLPRITPFFSKYMWHEGFTIMGSSVDHASQLWPSNYQPFCDVMEEYQRKMKSLAEQITHFIFNFLKISNDAKITNWLHSTEAATCSTALQLNCYPRCPDPTRVMGLAPHTDTFLLTILHQSRTCGLQVFRDGFGWVSVAPVAGALVINVGDLFHIMSNGRFPNVLHRVVVDPTRRRLSMAYFYGPPPDFCVSPLNDPLKSPRYRSVVVKDYVRLKGKNLENALSMIRI comes from the exons ATGACCACTCTCTCTCAAACATACAGAGACCACCCTCTCATTCACCATCACCATATTGTCCCTTTAGACTTGGATTCATTACGAACGATCCCAGATTCCCACGATTGGTCTGGATCCTCTCCTGACACCCCTTCTTCGTCTGGACATCATACTAATGAAGATGTTTCAATCCCCTCGATCGATCTCAATGACCCTAATGCGACCATGCTCATCGGCAATGCATGCGAGACATGGGGAGTGTTCCAATTGATCAACCACGACGTGCCACTGACCTTCATAGACACTGCCGAAGGAGAGACCAGACGACTCTTCGATCTTCCGATGACACGGAAGCTGAAGGCTCTCCGAGCTCCGGACCACGCCACCGGGTATGGCTTGCCTCGAATAACGCCATTTTTCTCTAAATATATGTGGCATGAGGGCTTTACTATCATGGGCTCATCCGTTGATCATGCCTCACAACTTTGGCCTTCTAACTACCAACCGTTCTG CGATGTAATGGAAGAGTATCAAAGGAAAATGAAGTCTTTAGCGGAGCAAATCACacattttatctttaatttcCTTAAAATCTCTAACGATGCCAAAATCACAAACTGGCTCCATTCGACCGAAGCCGCCACCTGCAGCACCGCCCTTCAACTTAACTGCTACCCACGCTGCCCTGACCCAACCCGGGTCATGGGCTTGGCCCCACACACCGACACGTTTCTATTGACGATCCTCCACCAGAGCCGCACGTGCGGGCTCCAAGTTTTCAGGGATGGCTTTGGCTGGGTATCGGTGGCGCCGGTAGCCGGTGCGCTGGTCATCAACGTCGGCGATCTGTTCCACATCATGTCGAATGGACGGTTCCCGAATGTTCTCCACCGGGTCGTTGTTGACCCAACCCGACGCCGGCTGTCTATGGCGTATTTCTACGGGCCGCCGCCGGATTTCTGCGTGTCGCCATTGAATGATCCACTGAAATCTCCCCGTTATCGGTCTGTGGTGGTGAAGGACTATGTTCGATTGAAAGGGAAGAATCTCGAAAATGCCCTTTCCATGATCCgaatatga
- the LOC120075721 gene encoding protein TIFY 8 isoform X1, with protein MAQHSMLTNVNSDSNKDYVCKNSTDPHPKLPDNPIFHDFLGMKNPDTTPLVFAPRTAADLRPSEPSPAASASRGPSSSGGRGPISTTSDLASDRQVGSHLEGVPFYGPRGDISTTEIHSRIIGSKRSISDSAFMGSYRDGVPHMPSESHHNSLHLMKTLRNGAGGERNRRSIDDEVTLGMQHPMRPNPASLIFQSHIGSGSRLDADGTKWERSTLVNIGPSPAVQCSPRGTMVPFPPQLPTNRFRDANVIPPNISQSAADEGSRTGIKGPGILSSSHPGGGTSERNSSVLLKSGTNIVEHEACIPSSRRGLTSANRQMTIFYGGQAHVFDDVHPNKVHVLNYMVLSTCLSFSYYPNVIMALAGSNGGSWSTNYGTKSTARPINENQIPSGELDIGMTSNTTSTFAKEARGKLCVAGSSVPLAGSVERISTTSAGAPHGSSGSKGGRDQVQATDSNMEKKREV; from the exons ATGGCTCAGCACAGTATGCTAACCAATGTCAACAGCGACTCCAACAAAGACTATGTTTGTAAAAATTCCACTGACCCACATCCAAAATTACCTGATAATCCTATCTTCCATGATTTTTTAGGCATGAAAAACCCTGATACTACTCCTCTTGTTTTTGCTCCCCGGACGGCGGCGGATTTACGCCCGTCGGAACCCTCTCCGGCTGCATCCGCTTCCCGTGGACCCTCTTCAAGCGGTGGCCGTGGCCCCATCTCTACTACCTCAGATCTTGCTTCCG ACCGACAGGTAGGGAGTCATCTTGAAGGCGTTCCATTTTATGGTCCGAGGGGCGATATCTCTACGACAGAGATCCATAGTAGGATTATAGGAAGTAAGAGAAGCATATCGGATTCTGCTTTTATGGGATCGTATCGAGATGGAGTTCCGCACATGCCTTCCGAGTCACATCATAATAGCTTGCATCTAATGAAG ACATTGCGAAATGGAGCAGGCGGGGAGCGAAACCGAAGATCCATTGATGATGAAGTGACGCTTGGGATGCAGCATCCAATGAGGCCGAACCCTGCATCACTTATTTTTCAATCTCATATTGGAAGTGGCAGTAGACTTGATGCTGATGGTACCAAGTGGGAGAGATCCACACTTGTGAACATCGGTCCTTCTCCGGCAGTACAGTGCTCTCCCCGGGGGACGATGGTGCCTTTTCCCCCCCAATTACCTACAAACAGATTCAGAGATGCCAATGTTATTCCCCCAAATATATCTCAATCAGCTGCAGATGAGGGATCTCGAACTGGAATTAAAGGTCCTGGAATCTTGAGTTCGAGTCATCCCGGTGGTGGAACCTCTGAACGAAACTCATCAGTTTTGCTGAAGTCCGGGACTAATATTGTGGAGCATGAAGCCTGTATTCCTTCAAG TCGACGTGGTCTTACATCTGCCAATCGGCAGATGACGATATTTTATGGTGGCCAAGCTCATGTCTTCGATGACGTTCATCCAAACAAGGTTCATGTTCTAAATTACATGGTTTTGAGCACATGTTTGTCCTTCTCTTACTATCCAA ATGTTATAATGGCCTTAGCTGGATCGAATGGCGGATCATGGTCAACTAATTATGGAACAAAGTCAACTGCTAGGCCAATCAACGAAAACCAAATACCAAGTGGAGAACTCGATATTGGTATGACAAGTAACACCACCTCGACATTCGCCAAAGAAGCTCGTGGAAAGCTGTGTGTTGCTGGGAGTTCCGTCCCACTAGCTGGCTCTGTTGAGAGAATCTCAACAACATCAGCAG GAGCTCCTCATGGCAGCAGTGGTAGTAAGGGTGGTAGAGACCAAGTTCAAGCCACTGATTCCAATATGGAGAAGAAGAGAGAGGTGTAA